Sequence from the Phoenix dactylifera cultivar Barhee BC4 unplaced genomic scaffold, palm_55x_up_171113_PBpolish2nd_filt_p 001851F, whole genome shotgun sequence genome:
TTGACAAAGTTTACGTCAGTTAGCCAAGCAAGGTTTTCATTAAACGCGAATATCCGTGGGCACGTAGCCTAGATACCTACCAGTCCCTAGCATGTCGGCAAAATCATGCAACTGGATTTGTCTTTTAAGCGAAGACCGGCGAATTGTATTTGACGGAGTTTagataagtatccaaaatatctCCATCATTCCAGTGGGTAGCCCCCGGGTTCTGATTTATCTAAACCGGCatagaagaataaaaaaactaaaaaaaaaaacagaataatTTGAGCAATTAAAATAGTATTTACTAAGAACTGTGAAAAATGAACAAGCAGGCTCAAGAAATTTTTTGGCGTGCACTAGCAAGAGCCTCCTtccaaaatatttatatacacAAACATAATTTGATTAGAAATTTGATTGCCTATCAAATAATCCAAAATTGAGATGGTAAGCATGCAAGGTGTAACTGTGTACAGCATCATCGCACATTAAATGAATGATATATTGTTTCCATCGAAGCCTCTCCTCACCCATTGCATCATCACACATTAAATTATGATACATGGTTTCCATGGAAGCCAACCCATCGCCAATCCATCACCAATCTCTTATTTATTACACCACCACATATCATATAAAGACTCGCAGTAATGGGCTGGTGCTAGGTCCACCTTCCAGGTACCCACTGTCCCCATAAAGCGCTATCCACGCGACAAAACAAAACCAAAGCTCTCCCTGTTTTAATGCACTCTAATCATCCACAGCTCCTCCCAGCCACCGTAATAAAAGCCCCCACCCGCCCATCCTTACCCCCCACCGCAGCCTCCTCTCGCCTCACCCCAGGACAAAAAATCGCCACCGTGATGGTTACCCTGCGATCCCTtcgtcttcttctcctccctcttcttctcataGCCATTCATTCACCTCCGAGAGCCCTGGCAGCCCGTAAAGCTGCAAGCAAGGTTCTTGTTGGGGGCTGGAAGCCGATCAAGGATATCAGTGATCCCCATGTCCAAGAGATTGCAGAATTCGCGGTGTCGGAGCACAACAAGCTGGCGAACACCAACCTTACTTTGAGTAAAGTGGTGAAGGGTGAGACCCAGGTGGTGGCTGGAATTAATTATAGGCTTGTTGTAGAGACCAAAGATGGCGAAGCCATGGCGAACTATGTGGCCGTGGTGTGGGAGAAGACATGGGAGGGGTTTAGGAACCTCACATCATTTACACCAGTCGGGAGTTAAAAATGCAAACAAACTGCAGTTGTTTGAGAAATAttatgagaaaaaaatataaacaagatATCATCTGTTTCATGACGAGGTCATATTGATAAATAATTAGTGCCTCTCGTTATTGTTGTTCAAATAAAGGATAAAGACAGATGAGATGTGGAAGTAAGTGCTGGATCAGCTGTTCTTTTATCATTGTTTTCTTTTGCGTCCCCatcagtttatttttcttcctGTCATGCATATCAAATCATGGATTATATTGATTATCATACTTGATCGGTTCTAATCCTAACATTGGATCTTCTTTCGGTCAATCTTGTAGTAGTTTATATTCACCTTTTCTATCTAGCATAATACCTTTTAATAGAGTCGATCAGCTTATTTATGAAGTCTATTACTTTGGCTTTAGTTATTTTTGGGATAGCCATCTTAAACTCTATTATACCAATAATGTTTTTACCCCCATCATTAAGGctacaaatgggtcgggttgatcCATGACCTGACCGCACCTGCTTAGACCTAACTCAACCCATTTTGGAGGACCCGTGGGGCCGAATCGGGTCTTAAACTTGGACTCGTTCCATTTTTCAGATCGAGTATGGGTTTACTGAATTCAGACCCGActcgatccgacccgacccagtTTAAAATTTGCATAATTTTggtgttttcaatcttacgaCCTgctccgatccgacccgacccaaatttataaaattatttgggcccgTAGGGGTGCAAACAAGTTATGAAGCTATGGATGGGTTGACTTGAACTGGACTCGACTCAATTTGGAtccaaattttttgggttgggtccggGTTATACATGGATCCAACCAGACCTGAATGacccgttgggtcaaaaattataaTGGTGGACCCGACCGACCTATTTCGATCTTCTATTGGATTGGGTTTAGGTCCAATATTAGAATCCAAATAAAATATCAGATTAGGCTGAGTCACTCATGGCTCGACCTATTGGCGCCCCTAGCCATCATATGGTTGAACAAGCACGTCTCTCATGGGCCATCTTGAATATGGCATAAGAATGCAGCACAAACAGTtacaataatatttttaaaatgataAATAATGATTATATGCCTGTCATTCTATCTTAACTCAAACTCAAGCCAATCCACACATCTATTCattaaatttaatataatttattctttagCCAACACATATGTAATCTACTCCGTGGCACAAGTAATAGCTCTTACAAAACCATAATCATTGTACCATGATGGTTTTAACAAAACAACATAatattttaagtataatttgttACAGTGCTATATTACAATTATGGAGCAATCCAAaactaaataaaaattcatatcCATTCGTCATGTTGGTTACATTCTAGTATGCAAGGAAAATGGAGGCTTATTttgtgcttgagctcttcattaGCCAGATAGACACCCGTATTAATGACACCATTAATATGATTCTTTTTTTCTGAAtaataagtatatatatatatctacatctatatatatatattggctgGCTGCTAGAAGAGCGAATCTGAACTTCCTTCTCTACTTCGACTTGCCTTATGAGTTATCTCAGATTCTATTGCGAGATGTTCGGGGAATGTTTTATACTCGTAAATCTTGATAGTTTTCCTTTTTGATGTCCTTTACTTTGTTGTATTTCTTTCCTACTCAGGTTACCAGAAAAAACGTATGGAAAGCAGCTGGACAAATTTTTCCCAGCGGTCGTAACAACTGCGGCCAAGTCACTGCCAAATGTACCATCGTTGTTTTAAAACTTAGATAATCACTGGGGAAAGTATACTTTCAGAAACGGTTTTAATAAGGATTTAACGGCATTTTCCAACCGCAAGAGAAACTTTATCCATTGGTCATAACTACTACCAACATATTGTAACAGAcatcttatttaaattgttttTACTAGTACTAAACTTTTAGCAACAATTCCGACTACTGCTACTAAAAGTTGTGTAAACTTTTAGCAGTGGCTCTATTTGCTACTAAAAGTAATGCGTAAACTTTTGGTAGCGATCCTGACTACTGATAATGATACTTTTAGCGGCGGTTTAGTGTgtaaacttgggcagcaattctaGCCGCtgggaatattttatttttttaaaaaaataaatagataaccTGGTAACATTGTTATGGGCATGACACAATAATCACATTTTCATTTGCATATTGAAACTACTTGATATACTAGTTTTCACCATTTGTATTCAAATTTAGCATCAATAAGTAATAGAGAAATGTCTATGTTAGATTCTCTGGTAGAACTACGGAAAAACCCTATTGCTGGGGTTGAAATTCGGCCTGAGAGTGAACACGCTGGAGGAAGCCGAGAAGACGCCGGCCGGGACGGAGAAGAGGGCCACCACCGTTGCTCCAGGGTGCTTCCGAGAAGACGGCGGCCGGGATGGGAAAAGGGTGCCACCTCCTTGCAATCTGggatacctgcacaaagcctttgCTGGGGATTCCGGCGAAGGCCTTCCGCTAGCTAAGTCAACAAAGTTTTTTGGAGGGTCCTCCTTTTGGGAGCCAGCGTCCCCTTATCTCCgttggggggaggaggaggagtccgGAGAGTCCTCCTTGAGTACCTTTTCATGGTCTCTTTTATTTCTTACCAGAGTCCCCCGATGGTGAAGGTATGGCTCCAGCAGGCAAGGTATGGCCTCTAGCAGGTGTAACAGGGTATAACCCCTGGCAAGTGTAACAGGGTATGGCCCTGGTTGACACGTCATAGCATGGCCAACAAGCAAAGTACGACACGGTGAGGCTGTTGCAGGTGATAGCTACGACATATATTTGGCGAGGTCGGCTCGGGCCTTTGGTGGACTGAGGTCGGCCTGGCTCTTGGCGGGGCCGAGATCAGCCTGGCTCTTGGCAGGGCTAAGGTCTGCCTGGCTCTTGGCAGGGCTCAGATCAGCTCGGTTCTTAGCGAGGCTGAGGTCAGCCTGGCTCTTAGCGAGGCTGAGGTCTGCCTTCAGCGGAGGTCGCCTTGGACCCAGGCAGAGGTCAGCCCGCTCTCTGGCCGTGGTCGACTCGCCCTCTGGCCGTGGTCGGCTTGCTCGGCAGGGTTTGGGTGGTTCTATGCCggagtaggacgatccattttaccTTCCATCCCCCATAAAATTTTTGATGGAAATGGAGTTTTGCGAATTCTCCCAAAAACTGGAAGATCATTTTGAGATCTTTGAGCATATTTGAGAGTTCAATGTTACTATTATCACCTCGGCGTCTGGTCCCCTCCAGTCGATGTCGCATCCGTGCGGGCATGGTGATGAGGTAGCGTTCGTTGGTTCGGTGGATCTCCCTCTGATGCATGGGACTCTTGCTGCATCGAGCCTGatttccctctccctcctccatCCCACCGCTACCCCGACAGTGCAACACAGTTTCGTGCATCTGTCTACCCTCGGTCTTTGTAGTATCTTGTGCTCAACAGTGCTCTGCTGTTGGCACCCTGATGACGACCCCTCCATACGTGGCCGGGCCGAAAGGCTCCATGCTTAGGGGATGGGACCACGGGGCGCGACATGGCTACGATCGTGTTGGCGCGTGAGCGGTCTCGGATATGCAACCAGCGGCAGCATCCCTGCCTTGTTGCAGCCAACCATTCCTAGGTGTGTCCCTTCACTCCTGCTCGAAGGACCCCTATTGTGTCCTGTTGCGTTTCGTTAGTTGTCCGTGCGGCCaaccataattttgtacttgactttattattattgaataataaatggtcatctttttcattcatattgtgtatgtgtctatgaatcgtttaaggaattaataagatgatgatgcatattcttaagagttgagaatttgaaccatgtgtcattggtgattaatttctaaatgctcctgatcgatggataatcacgaggacggtgattgatccgatgagattagtgtacagatcacttttcttttggatagacgagtctcgagtccacagtgtaggaacactggagtgacagtgcaggtgcttgttagagaacaagggtaccgagcatgaccaaagcaagagtcacttagatgtctatccacttgtcagtgacttacttgatattgcaatagtgtgactggtcctttgacttaCGGTGCTTTAGCTATTCACAGTAAGgttgttgtagtttgactgcacgtatatatagtctctagccatatgggttcttatggtgtagattggctgcagtaggttcactataggagtaggatctgcacctacatggaatctatcgaccttggttgATAAGGAGTGATCATATGTAATTTATAAAACTAAgtttgtaagacctcggccagAGCAGTATGTAtagtgaaaaaagagtttttcattctcgaacttaagtcgaataaatcttgacatatgacagacgatggagtttgacgagttatccataacctccatcttgtaaggatccacgatagaaggactatatcatacggtaactgcacctagaggttcattatttcattctgctaggttgctactatatgctgctaggtgtcactggtggatggtgagactcacagggattattttgatagtcgatgatccctggtgaaaagagttggaattgtttcaacccattgaaaggagttttcaatgatattgtgataggaatcataatatatctcactaccagatagaatagaatctatggggtcacacacattagaggtattaaccgatccgatggttgaattatgaTTTGAAATCATAATTATTCaagattgtcaatttgattgataattggtttaacccactaagaattagtgagttgaagaaggaataattgcaattggattgcaatttaattgaatcaattaaacTTAATTAATTGAGTTTGATcttattaaattagaatccttcttggagtaggatttctaaagtcctaattggattaggattaaaattatatgagtcctaattggattaggattccttaagtcctaattaattttgatctaataaataAGATgattcctaattggattagaactgaagagttcaattgagtcataatcCAATTGGGTCCTAACTAGATTAGGATTCTTATGGATAAATCTTGAAagccacctaatcctctttagaagaggattagagACCCATGAAAGAGGCCCCacaccccacttaatttgattaagtgggggcgTGCGTGAACGGGAGAAAAAGAGGTATGCCCCTCCCCTTGCTAATTCATGATAGaaaaagggaggggcgtaccccTCCTCTTTTGGCTAAGAGATAaacatgagctcctaaattgtaggagctcacatctagggttaaaaaaaaaaataagaggagggCTTGTAGCCCCCCTCCAATAATCCCTTATCACATACGGCTGCCTCCCTTTCTCCCCTCTAggtttttcagccgcaagcaaaagaaaaaaaaaaaaagagaggcgtGTGGTTCATCCTCTCTCCCTTCTTCCACCGCAAAAAGAAAAGGCAGCAAGGgcacttccttttcttcttccctctcctcttcctcttcctcttcctgaaGAGAGAGCAATCAAAGGGTTGGTTgctaaaaggagagagagattcagccattataacaaatctctgtaagggagctagcaccccggggagattcagGCATTTGGATTAGTCCTCTGCCTCGTCTAGATACTCGTAGAGGCTGGACGCGggtgcggcttcaagcaaacctttcctacaataccacgatcatcagattacggtgatcatctacctgcacaaggtaaagatctgatcttcctaatcttATGTAAAGcaattaatcctaatctatctacgaacggttttaaaatatgttcatgcgatgaatgcGGATCCGTGCATACCTCTTCCGTtgcattctgatttttctgcggTGTGCACGGCATCCCAACAGTCCTGCCGCAGCCTCCCGTTCCATCTGGCCGCTCTTGTCTCCTTACCAAACACGTGATGGAAATTTATAAATAGCTTCCATAAATGAATGTAATCATTTCATCCTTGATAAAAAGGTTATAGAATAAGAGTACTTCATCTCAGACATTAATATTAATAAAGATTTAGCCTCCATTTGAggaagcttttggagggccaaaaagtactttctgatcCTTCTAAAggcacttttagataaaaaagatatttaataaaaattttggaaagctgttttagtttttccagaaagctaaaaatagttttttgggagaagctccattttggagctttccgaaaaaaccGTTTTGAGTTTTGttggaaagtttttttttttgaccaaaatattcataataaaatataacaattacatactTTATCACTTTATAAACTTAAAAATTTATTGGAGCCCTAACAAAGAATTCTAGCCGTAGATCACACtccatattatattacattatatcataaaatattaatatgttatgttaaataatttaatattatgttatagtatgaaaaattaatttatgctaataattataatattttatacctttattattgtattatactataaataaaatattatattatattatatcataatgcattaatatgttatgttaaataatttaatattatgttatattatgaaaaattaatttatgctaataattataatattttatacctttatttttgtattatactataaatataatatttatattacattatatcataatacattaatatattatgttaaataatttaatattatgttatattatggaaaattaattttctCTTGAAACTCCCACTTTGATGGATAGTGGAGAGTCTTATGGTATGTAAAAGGTTGGAAATATGGTCCTCTCTCTACCCTATAAATGAACACTATCTCCATCATTTTGGTGTATCTGAATTGAGGGCTAAGTGAGAGAAATCATTTTTCTGAAAAGTGTCtactctaaagatttcaacaaCAACAAGAAGACTTACTCTCATGGATTC
This genomic interval carries:
- the LOC103722511 gene encoding cysteine proteinase inhibitor 1-like; translation: MVTLRSLRLLLLPLLLIAIHSPPRALAARKAASKVLVGGWKPIKDISDPHVQEIAEFAVSEHNKLANTNLTLSKVVKGETQVVAGINYRLVVETKDGEAMANYVAVVWEKTWEGFRNLTSFTPVGS